The following coding sequences lie in one Saccharopolyspora hordei genomic window:
- the ectA gene encoding diaminobutyrate acetyltransferase, with product MTGDKPSHSIEERNGGSGSAGRLEIDTPVVADGPALYRITCDSGVLDVNSSYAYLLWCRDFAQTSAVARIDDEVVGFVTGYIRPDAPDTLVVWQIAVDASQRGGGVASRLLNHLVDRVLPRGVRYLETTITPDNAASIKLFTALARTRSAELQRSELFTADLFPDAHLGEDLYRIGPFAAAPAVAAATDR from the coding sequence ATGACCGGCGACAAACCGAGCCATAGCATCGAAGAACGAAATGGCGGAAGCGGTTCAGCCGGACGGTTGGAGATCGACACTCCGGTCGTCGCGGACGGCCCCGCGCTCTACCGGATCACCTGCGATTCGGGAGTGCTCGACGTAAACTCGTCCTACGCATATCTGTTGTGGTGCCGGGACTTCGCGCAGACCTCCGCGGTGGCGCGCATCGACGACGAAGTCGTGGGATTCGTGACCGGCTACATCCGGCCCGACGCCCCCGACACGCTGGTGGTGTGGCAGATCGCCGTCGATGCCTCCCAGCGCGGTGGTGGCGTGGCCAGTCGGCTCCTGAACCACCTGGTGGACCGCGTGCTGCCACGAGGAGTCCGCTACCTGGAGACGACGATCACACCGGACAACGCCGCCTCGATCAAGCTGTTCACCGCGCTGGCGCGCACCCGTTCGGCCGAACTGCAGCGCAGCGAGCTGTTCACCGCCGACCTGTTCCCGGATGCGCACCTGGGGGAGGACCTGTACCGCATCGGGCCGTTCGCGGCGGCCCCTGCCGTCGCGGCTGCCACCGACCGCTGA
- a CDS encoding trypsin-like serine protease, producing the protein MSLARNLAGVAGAVLAAAAFAAPAQATEPQAQDVRPNIIDGREVDSAPWAARLFVDGQENCTATIIAPEWVLTAQHCVAGGGQLSFNIGDVDQTQGEHAEAKSGGVVVHDTADLALVNIDHAVQTEYAPLGSVGDVEVGDTVQTYGWGATCTDKPEIECQAQILKVADVDVTDIACSDYRGGTAVCATRGDGIPAGGDSGGPMFSGGVQVGVASTSDRQSTTAYTNITEYRDWIQSVAGV; encoded by the coding sequence GTGTCGCTCGCCCGAAACCTCGCAGGCGTCGCCGGGGCCGTGCTGGCCGCCGCGGCGTTCGCCGCCCCCGCCCAGGCCACCGAGCCCCAGGCCCAGGACGTCCGGCCGAACATCATCGACGGCCGGGAGGTCGACAGCGCGCCGTGGGCCGCCCGCCTGTTCGTCGACGGCCAGGAGAACTGCACCGCCACCATCATCGCCCCGGAGTGGGTCCTCACCGCGCAGCACTGCGTGGCCGGCGGCGGCCAGCTGAGCTTCAACATCGGCGACGTCGACCAGACGCAGGGCGAGCACGCCGAGGCCAAGTCCGGCGGCGTGGTGGTGCACGACACCGCCGACCTGGCCCTGGTCAACATCGACCACGCGGTGCAGACCGAGTACGCGCCGCTGGGCTCGGTCGGCGACGTCGAGGTCGGGGACACCGTGCAGACCTACGGCTGGGGCGCGACCTGCACCGACAAGCCCGAGATCGAGTGCCAGGCGCAGATCCTCAAGGTCGCCGACGTGGACGTGACCGACATCGCGTGCAGCGACTACCGCGGCGGCACCGCGGTGTGCGCCACCCGCGGTGACGGCATCCCGGCCGGCGGCGACTCCGGCGGCCCGATGTTCTCCGGGGGCGTGCAGGTCGGCGTGGCCTCCACCAGCGACCGGCAGTCCACCACCGCCTACACCAACATCACCGAGTACCGCGACTGGATCCAGTCCGTGGCGGGCGTGTAA
- a CDS encoding DUF2127 domain-containing protein, translated as MREPTTVTDRLFLVAVLLKGLDGAVQLVSGVLLAFLPPEALTRLAHAVVTRDLVGPPTGALAGHFEEAVRHFAAGDRTFVLGYLLLHGAIKLLLAVALVRRALPMYPVAVGALGLFVVAELVRAAQTRSIVLPLLAVLDVVIIALVVEEYRELRPRR; from the coding sequence GTGCGCGAGCCGACCACGGTGACCGACCGGCTCTTCCTCGTCGCCGTCCTGCTCAAGGGGCTGGACGGCGCGGTGCAGCTGGTCAGCGGGGTCCTGCTGGCCTTCCTGCCACCCGAGGCCCTCACCCGCCTGGCGCACGCGGTGGTCACCCGCGACCTGGTCGGCCCGCCCACCGGGGCGCTGGCCGGGCACTTCGAGGAGGCGGTGCGGCACTTCGCCGCCGGGGACCGCACGTTCGTCCTCGGCTACCTGCTGCTGCACGGCGCGATCAAGCTGCTGCTGGCGGTCGCGCTGGTCCGCCGGGCGCTGCCGATGTACCCGGTGGCCGTCGGGGCGCTGGGCCTGTTCGTCGTCGCCGAGCTGGTCCGCGCGGCGCAGACCCGGTCGATCGTGCTCCCACTGCTGGCCGTGCTCGACGTGGTGATCATCGCCCTCGTCGTCGAGGAGTACCGGGAGTTGCGGCCGCGGCGGTGA